From the genome of Arvicola amphibius chromosome 9, mArvAmp1.2, whole genome shotgun sequence, one region includes:
- the LOC119823510 gene encoding fas apoptotic inhibitory molecule 1-like, whose translation MTDLVAVWDVALSDGIHKIEFEQGTTSGKRVVYVDGKEEIRKEWMFKLVGKETFCVGAAKTKATINIDAVSGFAYEYTLEIDGKSLKKYMENRSKTTNTWVLHLDGEDCRVVLGCLETHSVDQRSASA comes from the coding sequence ATGACAGACCTTGTAGCTGTTTGGGACGTTGCATTAAGTGATGGAATCCACAAGATTGAATTTGAGCAAGGGACCACATCAGGCAAACGAGTTGTGTATGtggatgggaaggaagaaataagaaaagaatggaTGTTCAAATTGGTGGGCAAAGAAACCTTCTGCGTTGGAGCTGCAAAAACCAAAGCCACCATAAATATAGATGCTGTCAGTGGTTTTGCTTATGAGTACACTCTGGAGATCGATGGGAAAAGCCTTAAGAAGTACATGGAGAACAGATCAAAGACCACCAACACCTGGGTGCTGCACTTGGACGGCGAGGACTGCAGGGTGGTTCTGggttgtcttgaaactcactctgtagaccagagatctgcctctgcctga